A single genomic interval of Oncorhynchus gorbuscha isolate QuinsamMale2020 ecotype Even-year linkage group LG25, OgorEven_v1.0, whole genome shotgun sequence harbors:
- the LOC124013941 gene encoding myotubularin-related protein 1-like isoform X3, with protein sequence MEKHSVGGGDSPALPGVPNRNNQPRTLANSGSTQASVETLDSPTGSHVEWCKQLIAATISSQISSITPDTASRDFKVSKRPVLRALRDGTKQVQMDEVPLVPGETIKAVAKDVMYICPFTGLVTGTLTSTDYKLYFISLERDTPFILDVNLGAISRLETISVQSHGENTQGMEIVCKDMRSPRFAYKKEDASQPEIVEVLTKHTFPLSNGLPLFAFLYKEKFLVDGWKVYDPISEYKRQGLPNESWAISKMNSSYEVCDTYPALLVIPTSIKDDDLKRVVAFRARHRIPVLSWIHPESQATIVRSSQPLVGPSDRRCKEDERYLQTIMDANAQSHKLTIFDARQSSVADNNKAKDGGYESESFYPNVELNFLEIPNIHVMRESLRKLKEVVYPSTDEAHWHSAVDQTHWLEYMRVLLAGAVRIADKLESGKTSVVVHCSDGWDRTAQLTSLAMLMLDSHYRTLRGFQVLLEKEWISFGHKFAARVGHGDENHANSERSPLFIQFIDCVWQMTRQFPAAFEFNELFLITILDHLYSCLFGTFLYNSEQERVVNEVQTKTVSLWSYINSQPEDFTNPFYVDYEHHVLYPLASVRHLELWTGYYVRWNPRMRPQMPVHQNLKELLFLKAELQRKVEELQREASSSHGSLSSSSEHTSSPSHSGGTPLHTTV encoded by the exons ATGGAAAAGCACTCGGTTGGAGGAGGAGATAGCCCTGCGCTGCCGGGAGTACCGAATCGAAACAACCAGCCACGAACGCTGGCCAACTCTGGATCGACACAGGCTAGCGTGGAGACATTGGACAG TCCTACAGGTTCTCATGTGGAGTGGTGTAAGCAGCTGATAGCAGCCACCATCTCCAGCCAGATATCATCCATAACCCCAGACACTGCATCCAGAGACTTCAAG GTGTCCAAGAGGCCTGTTCTCAGG GCTCTCAGAGACGGAACCAAGCAGGTCCAGATGGACGAGGTTCCACTGGTTCCGGGAGAGACCATCAAGGCTGTGG CCAAGGATGTGATGTACATCTGTCCCTTCACTGGCTTGGTGACAGGAACCCTCACCAGCACTGACTATAAACTATACTTTATCAGCTTGGAGAGG GATACTCCCTTCATCCTGGATGTGAACCTGGGAGCGATCAGTCGTCTCGAGACCATCAGTGTCCAGAGTCATGGAGAGAACACACAGGGCATGGAGATAGTCTGTAAG gaCATGCGTAGTCCCCGGTTTGCCTATAAGAAGGAGGACGCCAGCCAACCAGAGATAGTGGAGGTTCTAACAAAACACACCTTCCCCCTATCAAATGGCCTG CCCTTGTTTGCCTTCCTGTATAAGGAGAAGTTTCTTGTGGACGGATGGAAGGTGTACGATCCCATATCTGAGTACAAGAgacag GGTCTTCCCAACGAGAGTTGGGCCATCAGTAAGATGAACAGTAGTTATGAGGTGTGTGACACCTACCCTGCCCTGCTGGTCATCCCCACTAGCATCAAGGACGACGACCTCAAACGAGTTGTGGCCTTCAGGGCCAGGCACCGCATACCG GTATTGTCATGGATCCACCCGGAGAGCCAGGCCACTATAGTGCGTAGCAGTCAGCCTTTAGTTGGACCCTCTGACCGGCGCTGTAAGGAGGACGAAAGATACCTCCAGACCATCATGGATGCTAACGCACAGTCTCACAAACTCACCATATTTGACGCCCGACAGAGCAGCGTGGCAGACAACAACAAG gcTAAGGATGGTGGTTATGAGAGTGAGAGTTTCTATCCCAACGTGGAACTCAACTTCCTGGAGATCCCCAACATCCACGTGATGAGGGAGTCACTGAGGAAACTGAAAGAAGTGGTCTACCCTAGTACAGACGAGGCCCACTGGCACTCTGCAGTCGACCAGACACACTGGCTAGAGTACATGCGG GTCCTCCTTGCGGGTGCAGTGCGTATAGCTGACAAGCTGGAGTCTGGTAAAACCTCTGTGGTGGTCCACTGTAGTGATGGGTGGGACCGGACAGCCCAGCTCACCTCTCTGGCCATGCTGATGCTTGACAGCCACTACCGCACCCTCAGGGGCTTCCAG GTACTGCTGGAGAAGGAGTGGATCAGCTTCGGACACAAGTTCGCCGCg CGTGTGGGCCATGGGGATGAGAACCATGCCAACTCGGAGAGATCACCTCTCTTCATCCAATTTATAGACTGTGTCTGGCAGATGACCCGACAG TTCCCTGCAGCATTTGAGTTCAATGAGTTGTTCCTAATCACCATTCTGGACCACCTCTACAGCTGCCTCTTTGGTACGTTCCTCTACAACAGCGAACAGGAGAGAGTCGTCAAT GAAGTCCAGACCAAGACAGTCTCTTTATGGTCCTACATCAACAGTCAACCAGAGGACTTCACCAACCCGTTCTATGTGGACTATGAGCATCACGTCCTGTACCCTCTGGCTAGTGTTCGACACCTGGAGCTGTGGACCGGGTATTACGTGCGATGGAACCCCCGTATGAGGCCGCAG atGCCAGTGCACCAGAACCTGAAGGAGTTGTTGTTCCTGAAAGCTGAGTTACAGAGGAAGGTtgaagagttacagagagaaGCATCTTCATCACACGgctctctttcctcttcatcaGAACACACATCATCACCCTCACACAGCGGGGGAACGCCCCTACACACCACcgtctga
- the LOC124013941 gene encoding myotubularin-related protein 1-like isoform X2 — protein MEKHSVGGGDSPALPGVPNRNNQPRTLANSGSTQASVETLDSPTGSHVEWCKQLIAATISSQISSITPDTASRDFKVGRRTDLPRALRDGTKQVQMDEVPLVPGETIKAVAKDVMYICPFTGLVTGTLTSTDYKLYFISLERDTPFILDVNLGAISRLETISVQSHGENTQGMEIVCKDMRSPRFAYKKEDASQPEIVEVLTKHTFPLSNGLPLFAFLYKEKFLVDGWKVYDPISEYKRQGLPNESWAISKMNSSYEVCDTYPALLVIPTSIKDDDLKRVVAFRARHRIPVLSWIHPESQATIVRSSQPLVGPSDRRCKEDERYLQTIMDANAQSHKLTIFDARQSSVADNNKAKDGGYESESFYPNVELNFLEIPNIHVMRESLRKLKEVVYPSTDEAHWHSAVDQTHWLEYMRVLLAGAVRIADKLESGKTSVVVHCSDGWDRTAQLTSLAMLMLDSHYRTLRGFQVLLEKEWISFGHKFAARVGHGDENHANSERSPLFIQFIDCVWQMTRQFPAAFEFNELFLITILDHLYSCLFGTFLYNSEQERVVNEVQTKTVSLWSYINSQPEDFTNPFYVDYEHHVLYPLASVRHLELWTGYYVRWNPRMRPQMPVHQNLKELLFLKAELQRKVEELQREASSSHGSLSSSSEHTSSPSHSGGTPLHTTV, from the exons ATGGAAAAGCACTCGGTTGGAGGAGGAGATAGCCCTGCGCTGCCGGGAGTACCGAATCGAAACAACCAGCCACGAACGCTGGCCAACTCTGGATCGACACAGGCTAGCGTGGAGACATTGGACAG TCCTACAGGTTCTCATGTGGAGTGGTGTAAGCAGCTGATAGCAGCCACCATCTCCAGCCAGATATCATCCATAACCCCAGACACTGCATCCAGAGACTTCAAG GTTGGGAGAAGGACAGATCTCCCACGG GCTCTCAGAGACGGAACCAAGCAGGTCCAGATGGACGAGGTTCCACTGGTTCCGGGAGAGACCATCAAGGCTGTGG CCAAGGATGTGATGTACATCTGTCCCTTCACTGGCTTGGTGACAGGAACCCTCACCAGCACTGACTATAAACTATACTTTATCAGCTTGGAGAGG GATACTCCCTTCATCCTGGATGTGAACCTGGGAGCGATCAGTCGTCTCGAGACCATCAGTGTCCAGAGTCATGGAGAGAACACACAGGGCATGGAGATAGTCTGTAAG gaCATGCGTAGTCCCCGGTTTGCCTATAAGAAGGAGGACGCCAGCCAACCAGAGATAGTGGAGGTTCTAACAAAACACACCTTCCCCCTATCAAATGGCCTG CCCTTGTTTGCCTTCCTGTATAAGGAGAAGTTTCTTGTGGACGGATGGAAGGTGTACGATCCCATATCTGAGTACAAGAgacag GGTCTTCCCAACGAGAGTTGGGCCATCAGTAAGATGAACAGTAGTTATGAGGTGTGTGACACCTACCCTGCCCTGCTGGTCATCCCCACTAGCATCAAGGACGACGACCTCAAACGAGTTGTGGCCTTCAGGGCCAGGCACCGCATACCG GTATTGTCATGGATCCACCCGGAGAGCCAGGCCACTATAGTGCGTAGCAGTCAGCCTTTAGTTGGACCCTCTGACCGGCGCTGTAAGGAGGACGAAAGATACCTCCAGACCATCATGGATGCTAACGCACAGTCTCACAAACTCACCATATTTGACGCCCGACAGAGCAGCGTGGCAGACAACAACAAG gcTAAGGATGGTGGTTATGAGAGTGAGAGTTTCTATCCCAACGTGGAACTCAACTTCCTGGAGATCCCCAACATCCACGTGATGAGGGAGTCACTGAGGAAACTGAAAGAAGTGGTCTACCCTAGTACAGACGAGGCCCACTGGCACTCTGCAGTCGACCAGACACACTGGCTAGAGTACATGCGG GTCCTCCTTGCGGGTGCAGTGCGTATAGCTGACAAGCTGGAGTCTGGTAAAACCTCTGTGGTGGTCCACTGTAGTGATGGGTGGGACCGGACAGCCCAGCTCACCTCTCTGGCCATGCTGATGCTTGACAGCCACTACCGCACCCTCAGGGGCTTCCAG GTACTGCTGGAGAAGGAGTGGATCAGCTTCGGACACAAGTTCGCCGCg CGTGTGGGCCATGGGGATGAGAACCATGCCAACTCGGAGAGATCACCTCTCTTCATCCAATTTATAGACTGTGTCTGGCAGATGACCCGACAG TTCCCTGCAGCATTTGAGTTCAATGAGTTGTTCCTAATCACCATTCTGGACCACCTCTACAGCTGCCTCTTTGGTACGTTCCTCTACAACAGCGAACAGGAGAGAGTCGTCAAT GAAGTCCAGACCAAGACAGTCTCTTTATGGTCCTACATCAACAGTCAACCAGAGGACTTCACCAACCCGTTCTATGTGGACTATGAGCATCACGTCCTGTACCCTCTGGCTAGTGTTCGACACCTGGAGCTGTGGACCGGGTATTACGTGCGATGGAACCCCCGTATGAGGCCGCAG atGCCAGTGCACCAGAACCTGAAGGAGTTGTTGTTCCTGAAAGCTGAGTTACAGAGGAAGGTtgaagagttacagagagaaGCATCTTCATCACACGgctctctttcctcttcatcaGAACACACATCATCACCCTCACACAGCGGGGGAACGCCCCTACACACCACcgtctga
- the LOC124013941 gene encoding myotubularin-related protein 1-like isoform X5 codes for MDEVPLVPGETIKAVAKDVMYICPFTGLVTGTLTSTDYKLYFISLERDTPFILDVNLGAISRLETISVQSHGENTQGMEIVCKDMRSPRFAYKKEDASQPEIVEVLTKHTFPLSNGLPLFAFLYKEKFLVDGWKVYDPISEYKRQGLPNESWAISKMNSSYEVCDTYPALLVIPTSIKDDDLKRVVAFRARHRIPVLSWIHPESQATIVRSSQPLVGPSDRRCKEDERYLQTIMDANAQSHKLTIFDARQSSVADNNKAKDGGYESESFYPNVELNFLEIPNIHVMRESLRKLKEVVYPSTDEAHWHSAVDQTHWLEYMRVLLAGAVRIADKLESGKTSVVVHCSDGWDRTAQLTSLAMLMLDSHYRTLRGFQVLLEKEWISFGHKFAARVGHGDENHANSERSPLFIQFIDCVWQMTRQFPAAFEFNELFLITILDHLYSCLFGTFLYNSEQERVVNEVQTKTVSLWSYINSQPEDFTNPFYVDYEHHVLYPLASVRHLELWTGYYVRWNPRMRPQMPVHQNLKELLFLKAELQRKVEELQREASSSHGSLSSSSEHTSSPSHSGGTPLHTTV; via the exons ATGGACGAGGTTCCACTGGTTCCGGGAGAGACCATCAAGGCTGTGG CCAAGGATGTGATGTACATCTGTCCCTTCACTGGCTTGGTGACAGGAACCCTCACCAGCACTGACTATAAACTATACTTTATCAGCTTGGAGAGG GATACTCCCTTCATCCTGGATGTGAACCTGGGAGCGATCAGTCGTCTCGAGACCATCAGTGTCCAGAGTCATGGAGAGAACACACAGGGCATGGAGATAGTCTGTAAG gaCATGCGTAGTCCCCGGTTTGCCTATAAGAAGGAGGACGCCAGCCAACCAGAGATAGTGGAGGTTCTAACAAAACACACCTTCCCCCTATCAAATGGCCTG CCCTTGTTTGCCTTCCTGTATAAGGAGAAGTTTCTTGTGGACGGATGGAAGGTGTACGATCCCATATCTGAGTACAAGAgacag GGTCTTCCCAACGAGAGTTGGGCCATCAGTAAGATGAACAGTAGTTATGAGGTGTGTGACACCTACCCTGCCCTGCTGGTCATCCCCACTAGCATCAAGGACGACGACCTCAAACGAGTTGTGGCCTTCAGGGCCAGGCACCGCATACCG GTATTGTCATGGATCCACCCGGAGAGCCAGGCCACTATAGTGCGTAGCAGTCAGCCTTTAGTTGGACCCTCTGACCGGCGCTGTAAGGAGGACGAAAGATACCTCCAGACCATCATGGATGCTAACGCACAGTCTCACAAACTCACCATATTTGACGCCCGACAGAGCAGCGTGGCAGACAACAACAAG gcTAAGGATGGTGGTTATGAGAGTGAGAGTTTCTATCCCAACGTGGAACTCAACTTCCTGGAGATCCCCAACATCCACGTGATGAGGGAGTCACTGAGGAAACTGAAAGAAGTGGTCTACCCTAGTACAGACGAGGCCCACTGGCACTCTGCAGTCGACCAGACACACTGGCTAGAGTACATGCGG GTCCTCCTTGCGGGTGCAGTGCGTATAGCTGACAAGCTGGAGTCTGGTAAAACCTCTGTGGTGGTCCACTGTAGTGATGGGTGGGACCGGACAGCCCAGCTCACCTCTCTGGCCATGCTGATGCTTGACAGCCACTACCGCACCCTCAGGGGCTTCCAG GTACTGCTGGAGAAGGAGTGGATCAGCTTCGGACACAAGTTCGCCGCg CGTGTGGGCCATGGGGATGAGAACCATGCCAACTCGGAGAGATCACCTCTCTTCATCCAATTTATAGACTGTGTCTGGCAGATGACCCGACAG TTCCCTGCAGCATTTGAGTTCAATGAGTTGTTCCTAATCACCATTCTGGACCACCTCTACAGCTGCCTCTTTGGTACGTTCCTCTACAACAGCGAACAGGAGAGAGTCGTCAAT GAAGTCCAGACCAAGACAGTCTCTTTATGGTCCTACATCAACAGTCAACCAGAGGACTTCACCAACCCGTTCTATGTGGACTATGAGCATCACGTCCTGTACCCTCTGGCTAGTGTTCGACACCTGGAGCTGTGGACCGGGTATTACGTGCGATGGAACCCCCGTATGAGGCCGCAG atGCCAGTGCACCAGAACCTGAAGGAGTTGTTGTTCCTGAAAGCTGAGTTACAGAGGAAGGTtgaagagttacagagagaaGCATCTTCATCACACGgctctctttcctcttcatcaGAACACACATCATCACCCTCACACAGCGGGGGAACGCCCCTACACACCACcgtctga
- the LOC124013941 gene encoding myotubularin-related protein 1-like isoform X4, protein MEKHSVGGGDSPALPGVPNRNNQPRTLANSGSTQASVETLDSPTGSHVEWCKQLIAATISSQISSITPDTASRDFKALRDGTKQVQMDEVPLVPGETIKAVAKDVMYICPFTGLVTGTLTSTDYKLYFISLERDTPFILDVNLGAISRLETISVQSHGENTQGMEIVCKDMRSPRFAYKKEDASQPEIVEVLTKHTFPLSNGLPLFAFLYKEKFLVDGWKVYDPISEYKRQGLPNESWAISKMNSSYEVCDTYPALLVIPTSIKDDDLKRVVAFRARHRIPVLSWIHPESQATIVRSSQPLVGPSDRRCKEDERYLQTIMDANAQSHKLTIFDARQSSVADNNKAKDGGYESESFYPNVELNFLEIPNIHVMRESLRKLKEVVYPSTDEAHWHSAVDQTHWLEYMRVLLAGAVRIADKLESGKTSVVVHCSDGWDRTAQLTSLAMLMLDSHYRTLRGFQVLLEKEWISFGHKFAARVGHGDENHANSERSPLFIQFIDCVWQMTRQFPAAFEFNELFLITILDHLYSCLFGTFLYNSEQERVVNEVQTKTVSLWSYINSQPEDFTNPFYVDYEHHVLYPLASVRHLELWTGYYVRWNPRMRPQMPVHQNLKELLFLKAELQRKVEELQREASSSHGSLSSSSEHTSSPSHSGGTPLHTTV, encoded by the exons ATGGAAAAGCACTCGGTTGGAGGAGGAGATAGCCCTGCGCTGCCGGGAGTACCGAATCGAAACAACCAGCCACGAACGCTGGCCAACTCTGGATCGACACAGGCTAGCGTGGAGACATTGGACAG TCCTACAGGTTCTCATGTGGAGTGGTGTAAGCAGCTGATAGCAGCCACCATCTCCAGCCAGATATCATCCATAACCCCAGACACTGCATCCAGAGACTTCAAG GCTCTCAGAGACGGAACCAAGCAGGTCCAGATGGACGAGGTTCCACTGGTTCCGGGAGAGACCATCAAGGCTGTGG CCAAGGATGTGATGTACATCTGTCCCTTCACTGGCTTGGTGACAGGAACCCTCACCAGCACTGACTATAAACTATACTTTATCAGCTTGGAGAGG GATACTCCCTTCATCCTGGATGTGAACCTGGGAGCGATCAGTCGTCTCGAGACCATCAGTGTCCAGAGTCATGGAGAGAACACACAGGGCATGGAGATAGTCTGTAAG gaCATGCGTAGTCCCCGGTTTGCCTATAAGAAGGAGGACGCCAGCCAACCAGAGATAGTGGAGGTTCTAACAAAACACACCTTCCCCCTATCAAATGGCCTG CCCTTGTTTGCCTTCCTGTATAAGGAGAAGTTTCTTGTGGACGGATGGAAGGTGTACGATCCCATATCTGAGTACAAGAgacag GGTCTTCCCAACGAGAGTTGGGCCATCAGTAAGATGAACAGTAGTTATGAGGTGTGTGACACCTACCCTGCCCTGCTGGTCATCCCCACTAGCATCAAGGACGACGACCTCAAACGAGTTGTGGCCTTCAGGGCCAGGCACCGCATACCG GTATTGTCATGGATCCACCCGGAGAGCCAGGCCACTATAGTGCGTAGCAGTCAGCCTTTAGTTGGACCCTCTGACCGGCGCTGTAAGGAGGACGAAAGATACCTCCAGACCATCATGGATGCTAACGCACAGTCTCACAAACTCACCATATTTGACGCCCGACAGAGCAGCGTGGCAGACAACAACAAG gcTAAGGATGGTGGTTATGAGAGTGAGAGTTTCTATCCCAACGTGGAACTCAACTTCCTGGAGATCCCCAACATCCACGTGATGAGGGAGTCACTGAGGAAACTGAAAGAAGTGGTCTACCCTAGTACAGACGAGGCCCACTGGCACTCTGCAGTCGACCAGACACACTGGCTAGAGTACATGCGG GTCCTCCTTGCGGGTGCAGTGCGTATAGCTGACAAGCTGGAGTCTGGTAAAACCTCTGTGGTGGTCCACTGTAGTGATGGGTGGGACCGGACAGCCCAGCTCACCTCTCTGGCCATGCTGATGCTTGACAGCCACTACCGCACCCTCAGGGGCTTCCAG GTACTGCTGGAGAAGGAGTGGATCAGCTTCGGACACAAGTTCGCCGCg CGTGTGGGCCATGGGGATGAGAACCATGCCAACTCGGAGAGATCACCTCTCTTCATCCAATTTATAGACTGTGTCTGGCAGATGACCCGACAG TTCCCTGCAGCATTTGAGTTCAATGAGTTGTTCCTAATCACCATTCTGGACCACCTCTACAGCTGCCTCTTTGGTACGTTCCTCTACAACAGCGAACAGGAGAGAGTCGTCAAT GAAGTCCAGACCAAGACAGTCTCTTTATGGTCCTACATCAACAGTCAACCAGAGGACTTCACCAACCCGTTCTATGTGGACTATGAGCATCACGTCCTGTACCCTCTGGCTAGTGTTCGACACCTGGAGCTGTGGACCGGGTATTACGTGCGATGGAACCCCCGTATGAGGCCGCAG atGCCAGTGCACCAGAACCTGAAGGAGTTGTTGTTCCTGAAAGCTGAGTTACAGAGGAAGGTtgaagagttacagagagaaGCATCTTCATCACACGgctctctttcctcttcatcaGAACACACATCATCACCCTCACACAGCGGGGGAACGCCCCTACACACCACcgtctga
- the LOC124013941 gene encoding myotubularin-related protein 1-like isoform X1: MEKHSVGGGDSPALPGVPNRNNQPRTLANSGSTQASVETLDSPTGSHVEWCKQLIAATISSQISSITPDTASRDFKVGRRTDLPRVSKRPVLRALRDGTKQVQMDEVPLVPGETIKAVAKDVMYICPFTGLVTGTLTSTDYKLYFISLERDTPFILDVNLGAISRLETISVQSHGENTQGMEIVCKDMRSPRFAYKKEDASQPEIVEVLTKHTFPLSNGLPLFAFLYKEKFLVDGWKVYDPISEYKRQGLPNESWAISKMNSSYEVCDTYPALLVIPTSIKDDDLKRVVAFRARHRIPVLSWIHPESQATIVRSSQPLVGPSDRRCKEDERYLQTIMDANAQSHKLTIFDARQSSVADNNKAKDGGYESESFYPNVELNFLEIPNIHVMRESLRKLKEVVYPSTDEAHWHSAVDQTHWLEYMRVLLAGAVRIADKLESGKTSVVVHCSDGWDRTAQLTSLAMLMLDSHYRTLRGFQVLLEKEWISFGHKFAARVGHGDENHANSERSPLFIQFIDCVWQMTRQFPAAFEFNELFLITILDHLYSCLFGTFLYNSEQERVVNEVQTKTVSLWSYINSQPEDFTNPFYVDYEHHVLYPLASVRHLELWTGYYVRWNPRMRPQMPVHQNLKELLFLKAELQRKVEELQREASSSHGSLSSSSEHTSSPSHSGGTPLHTTV, translated from the exons ATGGAAAAGCACTCGGTTGGAGGAGGAGATAGCCCTGCGCTGCCGGGAGTACCGAATCGAAACAACCAGCCACGAACGCTGGCCAACTCTGGATCGACACAGGCTAGCGTGGAGACATTGGACAG TCCTACAGGTTCTCATGTGGAGTGGTGTAAGCAGCTGATAGCAGCCACCATCTCCAGCCAGATATCATCCATAACCCCAGACACTGCATCCAGAGACTTCAAG GTTGGGAGAAGGACAGATCTCCCACGG GTGTCCAAGAGGCCTGTTCTCAGG GCTCTCAGAGACGGAACCAAGCAGGTCCAGATGGACGAGGTTCCACTGGTTCCGGGAGAGACCATCAAGGCTGTGG CCAAGGATGTGATGTACATCTGTCCCTTCACTGGCTTGGTGACAGGAACCCTCACCAGCACTGACTATAAACTATACTTTATCAGCTTGGAGAGG GATACTCCCTTCATCCTGGATGTGAACCTGGGAGCGATCAGTCGTCTCGAGACCATCAGTGTCCAGAGTCATGGAGAGAACACACAGGGCATGGAGATAGTCTGTAAG gaCATGCGTAGTCCCCGGTTTGCCTATAAGAAGGAGGACGCCAGCCAACCAGAGATAGTGGAGGTTCTAACAAAACACACCTTCCCCCTATCAAATGGCCTG CCCTTGTTTGCCTTCCTGTATAAGGAGAAGTTTCTTGTGGACGGATGGAAGGTGTACGATCCCATATCTGAGTACAAGAgacag GGTCTTCCCAACGAGAGTTGGGCCATCAGTAAGATGAACAGTAGTTATGAGGTGTGTGACACCTACCCTGCCCTGCTGGTCATCCCCACTAGCATCAAGGACGACGACCTCAAACGAGTTGTGGCCTTCAGGGCCAGGCACCGCATACCG GTATTGTCATGGATCCACCCGGAGAGCCAGGCCACTATAGTGCGTAGCAGTCAGCCTTTAGTTGGACCCTCTGACCGGCGCTGTAAGGAGGACGAAAGATACCTCCAGACCATCATGGATGCTAACGCACAGTCTCACAAACTCACCATATTTGACGCCCGACAGAGCAGCGTGGCAGACAACAACAAG gcTAAGGATGGTGGTTATGAGAGTGAGAGTTTCTATCCCAACGTGGAACTCAACTTCCTGGAGATCCCCAACATCCACGTGATGAGGGAGTCACTGAGGAAACTGAAAGAAGTGGTCTACCCTAGTACAGACGAGGCCCACTGGCACTCTGCAGTCGACCAGACACACTGGCTAGAGTACATGCGG GTCCTCCTTGCGGGTGCAGTGCGTATAGCTGACAAGCTGGAGTCTGGTAAAACCTCTGTGGTGGTCCACTGTAGTGATGGGTGGGACCGGACAGCCCAGCTCACCTCTCTGGCCATGCTGATGCTTGACAGCCACTACCGCACCCTCAGGGGCTTCCAG GTACTGCTGGAGAAGGAGTGGATCAGCTTCGGACACAAGTTCGCCGCg CGTGTGGGCCATGGGGATGAGAACCATGCCAACTCGGAGAGATCACCTCTCTTCATCCAATTTATAGACTGTGTCTGGCAGATGACCCGACAG TTCCCTGCAGCATTTGAGTTCAATGAGTTGTTCCTAATCACCATTCTGGACCACCTCTACAGCTGCCTCTTTGGTACGTTCCTCTACAACAGCGAACAGGAGAGAGTCGTCAAT GAAGTCCAGACCAAGACAGTCTCTTTATGGTCCTACATCAACAGTCAACCAGAGGACTTCACCAACCCGTTCTATGTGGACTATGAGCATCACGTCCTGTACCCTCTGGCTAGTGTTCGACACCTGGAGCTGTGGACCGGGTATTACGTGCGATGGAACCCCCGTATGAGGCCGCAG atGCCAGTGCACCAGAACCTGAAGGAGTTGTTGTTCCTGAAAGCTGAGTTACAGAGGAAGGTtgaagagttacagagagaaGCATCTTCATCACACGgctctctttcctcttcatcaGAACACACATCATCACCCTCACACAGCGGGGGAACGCCCCTACACACCACcgtctga